ACGATCAGTAAACGGTTTAACAATTTCCTTTGTCTTGTCAGTGGAGCCGGTGTCCACTATATTTATTTCATCGACTAAATCTCTTACTGAGTCAAGGCATCTGGCGATAACATCTTCTTCATTTTTCACAATCATACATAAACTTATCGTTACCATATTGTGATTCCTCCTTTCAATAATCTTTGTAGTATATGTAGAGTCAGTTTTTTTGCGAGGCAGATTGCCCTTTCTTATTGTGCAAACACACTGTTATCACTTGGTAATTTGTCATAAATTTACCTTTCAAGTTTCACGCAGATTTCACAAATGTAAAGTATAGTTAAAGGGCAGAGGTGATGATTATGAAAAAATGGGCATTCTTCATTTTTTCTTTTATACAAGTTATGTTGGTGGCGGGGTGTACCGAGAAATCGTTTGAACCAATTGACCGTAATCAGAGTTTTATTGCATCGCTCAATATACAAGAGCCTTCGCTCGATTTTATTGATGAGCTGGGGAACGTGATTGCAACATGGTCATTCGATAAAGCATATACAGGAGCATTATTATTAGATAATGACCGAATATTATTATATGGACATCAATTAGATGAAATAGTTGTCTTTACACTTTCAACTGGTAAAAAGCTTTATTCAAAAAAAGTAGAGCTAGGCACGACGAATGTGTATTATGATCCAAAAATTAAACAATTTTTTATCACGAATAGTAAGATGAACACAGTGACAAGCTTTGATGTGGAAGGAAATGAATTGGCCTCACAGCGACTTGGTAACTATCCGATGTCGATGGCTACTTACAAGGATAAGCTCTATGTAGTCAATTATAAAGATACGAAACTATCGGTGTTATCCATTAAGGATTTAACAATAGAGCAAGAGTGGCCAATAGGAAAATCATCGCATGGCATTGTAATCATTGAGGAGACAAATGAGCTTTGGGTCGGCGGACATGGTGAAGGAAGCAAGCCGAATAGTTCAGTCAAGCGATTTGATCTTGGAACGGGTGTTGTGCGTGGCAGTATAGAAATGCCTTTAATGCCAGTAGGTTTAACAAAGACAAAGGATAAAGTGTTAGTCGTTAGCCATGGACATAATGAATTATATGTTGTCGACTTTAAAGGAAATGTTTTATGGGAAAAAGAAGTAGGAGCAAATCCATTTGTTGTGAATCAGTTTAAAGACTATATTGTTGTGGCTGGTTATGACGACCATACTTTATATTTTATAAAAGATGGTCAAGTACAAAAAACAGTTGATGTTGGCAAAGGTGCATTTCAGCTGTTAGTAAGGGAGGAAGAAAAGTGACAACGGTATTAATTGTAGATGATGAGCAAGATATGCGTAATTTAATCGAGATGATGCTCAATAACTCCAATTTCGAGACCTTTACGGCTGCATGTGGAACTGAGGCATACGATATTATTGTTCGTGAACAAATCGACTTAGTTTTATTAGATGTAATGATGCCACATGAAGATGGT
The genomic region above belongs to Lysinibacillus sp. FSL W8-0992 and contains:
- a CDS encoding YncE family protein, which translates into the protein MKKWAFFIFSFIQVMLVAGCTEKSFEPIDRNQSFIASLNIQEPSLDFIDELGNVIATWSFDKAYTGALLLDNDRILLYGHQLDEIVVFTLSTGKKLYSKKVELGTTNVYYDPKIKQFFITNSKMNTVTSFDVEGNELASQRLGNYPMSMATYKDKLYVVNYKDTKLSVLSIKDLTIEQEWPIGKSSHGIVIIEETNELWVGGHGEGSKPNSSVKRFDLGTGVVRGSIEMPLMPVGLTKTKDKVLVVSHGHNELYVVDFKGNVLWEKEVGANPFVVNQFKDYIVVAGYDDHTLYFIKDGQVQKTVDVGKGAFQLLVREEEK